In a genomic window of Saccharomyces kudriavzevii IFO 1802 strain IFO1802 genome assembly, chromosome: 2:
- the CBP6 gene encoding Cbp6p (similar to Saccharomyces cerevisiae CBP6 (YBR120C); ancestral locus Anc_3.380) — MSSSQAVKDTAKKLVNLLEKCPKDRIPHLVSFKDVQMARFRRVAGLPNVDDKGKSIKERKPSLDEIKSIINRTSGPLGLSKEMLAKIQNKVVDEKFTEESINEQVRALSTIMSNKFRNYYDVGDKLYKPAGNPYYYQRLIDAVDGKKKENFFTAMRTVIFGK, encoded by the coding sequence ATGTCCTCCTCCCAGGCAGTCAAAGATACAgccaaaaaattggttAATTTACTGGAGAAATGTCCAAAGGATCGTATACCCCATTTGGTCTCATTCAAAGATGTACAGATGGCAAGATTTAGACGTGTAGCGGGCTTGCCAAATGTTGATGATAAGGGAAAATCTATAAAAGAGAGAAAGCCATCATTAGATGAAATAAAGAGTATTATCAATAGAACTTCAGGACCTCTAGGGCTCAGTAAAGAGATGTTagcaaaaattcaaaataaagTAGTTGATGAAAAGTTCACTGAAGAAAGTATCAACGAGCAAGTTCGTGCTTTGAGCACTATAATGAGTAATAAATTCAGGAATTATTATGATGTTGGCGATAAGCTTTATAAACCTGCAGGAAATCCTTACTACTACCAACGGTTGATAGATGCCGTCGAtggtaagaaaaaggaGAACTTTTTCACTGCAATGAGGACTGTGATATTTGGTAAATAG